From one Flavobacterium kingsejongi genomic stretch:
- the idi gene encoding isopentenyl-diphosphate Delta-isomerase has translation MKEEYVILVNEKDEQIGLMPKLEAHEKAQLHRAFSVFILNSKNEIMLQQRAVEKYHSPLLWTNTCCSHQREGETNVEAGSRRLFEEMGFRTSLKELFSFIYKAPFDNGLTEHELDHVMIGYYEENPEINKEEVEDWKWMDIDAIKVDMDKNPEIYTVWFRIIFDEFYHFLESHKN, from the coding sequence ATGAAAGAAGAATATGTAATATTGGTTAATGAAAAGGACGAACAGATTGGGTTAATGCCAAAGCTGGAAGCCCATGAAAAAGCACAACTTCATCGTGCGTTTTCAGTATTCATTTTAAATTCCAAAAATGAGATAATGCTACAGCAACGTGCGGTTGAAAAATACCACTCGCCATTATTATGGACGAATACCTGTTGTAGTCATCAGCGGGAAGGTGAAACAAATGTGGAAGCCGGAAGCCGTAGATTGTTTGAAGAAATGGGTTTCAGGACATCGCTGAAAGAGCTGTTCTCGTTCATTTATAAAGCCCCTTTTGATAATGGGCTGACAGAACATGAGCTCGATCATGTTATGATTGGGTATTATGAAGAAAATCCGGAGATTAATAAAGAAGAAGTAGAAGATTGGAAGTGGATGGATATTGATGCCATAAAAGTCGATATGGATAAAAACCCGGAAATCTATACCGTTTGGTTTCGTATTATATTCGATGAATTCTATCATTTCTTAGAATCACATAAAAATTAA
- a CDS encoding NAD(P)/FAD-dependent oxidoreductase, with amino-acid sequence MPREIQLQAAPEVAAKPELLAAHVAKLFQVSVSEINHVVILKRSIDARQKAIKVNLKVAVYLNEEYKEENIALPTYKDVSNAQEIIVVGAGPAGLFAGLRLIELGLKPVIIERGKNVRDRRRDLKAINRDHIVNEDSNYCYGEGGAGTYSDGKLYTRSKKRGDVDRILELFVGFGASKDILIEAHPHIGTNKLPKIISDIREKIIEFGGKVLFDTRVTDILVKNNEIEGVVTQNGDTIHSKKIILATGHSARDIFELLDRKKIHIEAKPFAIGVRAEHPQSLIDSIQYSCDFRGEYLPPAPYAIVKQVGGRGIYSFCMCPGGVIAPCATSPGEVVTNGWSPSKRDRSTANSGIVVELRLEDFKPFAKFGALAGMEFQKSIEQKAWHLAGETQNVPAQRMIDFTQTKISTDIPKTSYVPGTTSVELGQVFPGFITQTLREGFVEFGKSMKGYLTNEAILHAPESRTSSPVRIPRDNFSLEHVQIKGLYPCGEGAGYAGGIISAAIDGEKCAEKIAESLVHV; translated from the coding sequence ATGCCAAGAGAGATACAATTACAAGCTGCGCCTGAAGTAGCGGCCAAACCGGAGCTGTTAGCAGCACATGTCGCAAAATTATTTCAGGTCAGTGTCTCCGAAATTAACCATGTCGTAATATTGAAGCGCTCGATTGATGCACGCCAAAAAGCGATAAAAGTAAACCTCAAAGTAGCGGTATATCTCAATGAGGAATATAAAGAAGAAAATATAGCATTGCCTACCTATAAGGATGTTTCTAATGCACAGGAAATTATCGTGGTTGGTGCGGGTCCGGCAGGATTATTTGCAGGATTAAGGCTGATTGAACTTGGATTAAAGCCTGTGATTATTGAGCGTGGTAAAAATGTAAGGGATCGAAGACGTGACCTGAAAGCGATTAACCGCGATCATATTGTAAACGAAGATTCCAATTATTGCTATGGTGAAGGTGGTGCAGGAACCTACTCTGATGGAAAATTATATACCCGTTCCAAAAAGCGAGGTGATGTGGATCGTATCCTGGAACTCTTTGTAGGTTTTGGAGCTTCGAAAGATATTCTAATTGAAGCGCATCCCCACATAGGAACAAATAAACTGCCTAAAATAATCAGTGATATTCGGGAGAAAATTATCGAATTCGGGGGTAAAGTCCTTTTTGATACCCGGGTAACGGATATATTGGTTAAGAATAATGAGATAGAAGGTGTCGTTACTCAGAATGGGGATACGATACATTCAAAAAAGATTATCCTGGCCACGGGACACTCCGCCCGTGATATTTTTGAACTTTTAGACCGTAAAAAAATACATATTGAGGCCAAGCCATTTGCCATTGGTGTACGTGCCGAACATCCACAGTCTTTAATCGACAGTATTCAGTACAGTTGTGATTTTCGGGGGGAATACCTGCCTCCAGCTCCCTATGCTATCGTAAAACAGGTTGGCGGAAGAGGAATATATTCTTTTTGTATGTGCCCGGGTGGTGTTATTGCGCCTTGTGCAACCAGTCCTGGAGAAGTGGTGACCAATGGATGGTCGCCTTCCAAAAGGGATAGGAGCACGGCAAATTCCGGAATCGTGGTCGAACTGCGTCTGGAAGACTTTAAGCCGTTTGCTAAATTTGGGGCATTGGCGGGAATGGAATTTCAAAAAAGCATTGAACAGAAGGCATGGCATTTAGCGGGGGAAACTCAAAATGTACCCGCACAGCGGATGATTGATTTTACCCAAACCAAAATTTCAACGGATATTCCTAAAACATCCTATGTGCCTGGAACGACTTCAGTTGAATTAGGGCAGGTGTTTCCAGGATTTATTACCCAAACGCTACGGGAAGGTTTTGTTGAATTCGGGAAATCCATGAAAGGCTACCTGACTAATGAAGCTATTTTGCATGCTCCTGAATCCAGGACATCTTCACCGGTCAGAATTCCAAGGGATAATTTTTCTCTGGAGCATGTACAGATTAAAGGATTGTATCCATGTGGTGAGGGAGCCGGTTACGCGGGTGGAATTATTTCGGCAGCGATCGATGGTGAGAAATGCGCTGAAAAAATTGCCGAAAGCCTTGTTCATGTATAG
- a CDS encoding KpsF/GutQ family sugar-phosphate isomerase, producing MTNYENLIATAKKTILEESHAIAKLADLVTDDFAKAVTIIFESKGRLVVTGIGKSAIIAQKIVATLNSTGTPSLFLHASEAIHGDLGMVQPGDTVICISKSGNSPEIKVLVPLLKRFGNPLIAITGNTASFLGKESDYVLNAYVEKEACPLNLAPTNSTTAQLVIGDAIAVCLMELRDFKSEDFAKYHPGGALGKKLLLRVKDMLDLSHKPEVLPSSSIKSAIFEISEKRLGVTAVVDNNEVVGIITDGDIRRMLNERDSFSDLTARDIMTKNPKTIQSDAMVVDALNILENFAITQLVVLENNQYIGVLHLHDILKEGIV from the coding sequence TTGACAAACTACGAAAACCTTATAGCTACTGCAAAAAAGACAATTCTTGAGGAAAGCCATGCTATCGCCAAACTGGCGGATCTCGTCACTGATGACTTTGCAAAAGCTGTAACTATCATCTTCGAATCCAAGGGCAGGCTTGTGGTTACCGGAATTGGAAAGAGCGCTATAATTGCCCAGAAAATTGTGGCAACCCTTAATTCTACTGGTACTCCCTCCCTATTCCTCCATGCCTCTGAAGCGATTCATGGTGATCTCGGAATGGTTCAGCCCGGAGACACTGTAATTTGTATTTCCAAAAGCGGAAACAGCCCGGAAATTAAAGTTTTGGTCCCGTTATTGAAAAGATTTGGTAATCCCCTGATCGCGATTACAGGAAATACAGCTTCTTTTTTGGGAAAAGAATCCGACTATGTATTAAATGCGTATGTAGAAAAGGAGGCTTGTCCGTTAAACTTAGCACCAACAAACAGCACAACCGCCCAATTGGTTATTGGAGATGCTATCGCAGTATGCCTGATGGAACTACGGGATTTCAAGAGTGAAGATTTTGCAAAATACCATCCAGGTGGTGCTTTGGGTAAAAAATTACTGCTTCGTGTGAAAGACATGCTTGACTTGTCCCACAAGCCGGAAGTTTTACCTTCTTCCAGTATCAAATCTGCTATTTTTGAAATTTCTGAAAAACGTCTCGGTGTAACCGCTGTAGTAGACAACAATGAAGTAGTAGGTATTATCACAGATGGAGACATCCGAAGAATGCTCAACGAAAGGGATTCATTCAGTGATTTGACAGCCCGTGACATCATGACAAAAAATCCAAAAACAATTCAATCGGATGCGATGGTAGTCGATGCTTTGAATATTTTGGAAAATTTTGCGATCACACAGCTCGTTGTTTTGGAAAATAATCAATACATTGGCGTATTGCATTTACATGATATTTTAAAAGAAGGAATAGTATAA
- a CDS encoding type I phosphomannose isomerase catalytic subunit — translation MKFEAYPIQFNPILKDKIWGGDKLKTVFHKPIKTETTGESWEISGVKGDISEVSNGIYAGKNLNELLDLFPEAVLGKAVHEKFGTDFPLLFKFIDAKEDLSIQVHPNDELAQKRHHSFGKTEMWYIMQADPGSRLIVGFKEDSNASEYIQNLENKTLLSILDEVPVGEGDAFFLETGTIHAIGAGIVLAEIQQTSDITYRIYDWDRVDAEGKGRELHTELALEAMNYNKTATQRKYSTAKNQSNSIVDCKYFTTNIIPLDGKLEVVRSTDSFTVYMCVDGNFELRWDNGAQSYGKGDTILIPAYLDHYTLEGNASLLEIYIS, via the coding sequence ATGAAATTCGAAGCCTATCCAATTCAATTTAATCCGATCCTGAAAGATAAAATCTGGGGAGGTGATAAACTAAAAACAGTATTTCACAAGCCTATTAAAACCGAAACAACCGGCGAGAGTTGGGAAATTTCAGGTGTCAAAGGGGATATCAGTGAAGTGAGTAATGGCATATATGCGGGTAAAAACCTGAATGAATTATTGGATTTGTTTCCTGAAGCTGTTCTTGGAAAAGCTGTTCATGAAAAATTTGGTACAGATTTTCCGCTTTTGTTTAAATTTATTGATGCCAAAGAGGATTTGTCTATTCAGGTGCATCCTAATGATGAACTTGCCCAAAAACGACACCATTCTTTTGGTAAAACCGAAATGTGGTACATTATGCAGGCCGATCCGGGTTCCAGATTGATTGTAGGATTCAAAGAAGATTCCAATGCATCAGAATATATCCAAAATCTCGAAAATAAAACGCTACTTAGCATTTTAGATGAAGTTCCTGTGGGAGAAGGTGATGCTTTCTTTTTGGAAACAGGAACGATACATGCAATTGGTGCCGGAATTGTTTTGGCAGAAATTCAGCAGACTTCTGATATTACGTATAGAATATACGATTGGGATCGTGTGGATGCGGAAGGTAAGGGACGTGAATTGCACACCGAACTTGCGTTGGAAGCGATGAACTACAATAAAACAGCAACTCAAAGAAAATACAGTACAGCAAAAAATCAGAGCAATTCAATTGTGGATTGCAAATATTTCACAACCAATATTATTCCTTTGGATGGAAAATTGGAAGTGGTACGCTCGACAGATAGCTTTACAGTATATATGTGTGTTGATGGGAATTTTGAATTGCGTTGGGATAATGGAGCCCAAAGTTATGGTAAAGGAGATACTATTCTGATTCCCGCATATTTGGATCATTATACTTTAGAAGGAAATGCTTCATTGTTAGAAATTTATATTTCATAG
- the recQ gene encoding DNA helicase RecQ has protein sequence MKSVEIDLHKELKKYFGFSQFKGLQEDVIKSIITGNNTFVIMPTGGGKSLCYQLPALILDGTAIVVSPLIALMKNQVDAIRSLSSENGIAHVLNSSLTKTEIAQVKKDITSGLTKLLYVAPESLTKEEYVTFLKGVPLSFVAIDEAHCISEWGHDFRPEYRNLRSIIKQLGDIPIIGLTATATPKVQEDILKNLDMPNANTFKASFNRPNLYYEIKTKTKNVESDIIRFIKQHKGKSGVIYCLSRKKVEEIAHVLQVNGISAVPYHAGLDAKTRARHQDMFLMEDVDVVVATIAFGMGIDKPDVRFVIHHDIPKSLESYYQETGRAGRDGGEGHCLAYYSYKDIEKLEKFMSGKPVAEQEIGYALLQEVVAYAETSMSRRKFILHYFGEEFDGENGDGADMDDNVRNPKKKVEAKEQVRILLETVKQTKQLYKPKEIIFTLTGKVNAVIKAHKTDTQQFFGAGKDHDDKYWMALIRQVLVDGMLSKDIETYGVVKLTPKGEEFIKNPQSFLMSEDHEYNETEDEAIVTAAKSSGTADEQLMVYLKDLRKKVAKKLGVPPFVVFQDPSLEDMALKYPVSIEELGNVHGVGEGKAKKYGKDFVDLISKYVEENDIVRPDDLVVKSTGANSALKLYIIQNIDRKLPLNDIASAKGLQMDALLKEMEQIVYSGTKLNIKYWIDDLLDEDQQEEIHDYFMESESDNIKDALKEFDGEYDFDELRLMRIKFISEVAN, from the coding sequence ATGAAATCTGTCGAAATTGACTTACACAAAGAGTTAAAAAAGTATTTTGGCTTTAGCCAGTTCAAAGGACTGCAAGAAGATGTTATAAAAAGCATTATCACCGGAAACAATACTTTTGTGATTATGCCTACTGGTGGTGGAAAATCACTTTGTTATCAATTACCCGCACTTATCTTGGATGGAACAGCAATTGTAGTTTCTCCCCTAATTGCATTAATGAAAAATCAGGTTGATGCAATACGAAGCCTATCGTCAGAAAATGGAATTGCCCATGTATTGAATTCATCGCTTACCAAAACAGAAATTGCCCAGGTTAAGAAAGACATTACCTCCGGACTTACAAAACTTTTGTATGTAGCCCCGGAATCCCTTACAAAAGAAGAATATGTCACTTTTTTAAAAGGAGTGCCATTGTCATTTGTAGCGATTGATGAGGCGCATTGTATCTCGGAATGGGGACACGATTTTCGTCCCGAATACAGGAATCTAAGGAGTATTATTAAGCAGTTAGGCGATATACCAATTATCGGGCTGACCGCTACTGCCACGCCTAAAGTGCAGGAAGATATATTGAAAAACCTCGATATGCCCAATGCGAATACTTTTAAGGCATCATTCAACAGGCCCAATTTATATTATGAAATAAAAACAAAAACGAAAAATGTCGAATCGGATATCATTCGTTTTATAAAACAGCATAAAGGAAAATCAGGCGTTATTTATTGCCTGAGCAGAAAAAAAGTAGAAGAAATTGCACATGTGTTACAAGTGAATGGCATTAGTGCTGTTCCATACCATGCCGGATTGGATGCTAAAACCAGAGCCAGACATCAGGATATGTTCCTGATGGAAGATGTGGATGTGGTGGTAGCAACCATTGCTTTCGGGATGGGGATCGATAAACCGGATGTACGGTTTGTGATTCACCATGATATCCCAAAATCACTCGAAAGTTATTATCAGGAAACCGGTAGGGCTGGACGTGATGGTGGGGAAGGGCATTGCCTGGCTTACTATTCGTACAAGGATATCGAGAAATTGGAAAAATTCATGTCCGGTAAACCGGTTGCAGAACAGGAGATCGGTTATGCATTATTGCAGGAAGTAGTAGCCTACGCAGAAACATCCATGTCCAGAAGAAAATTTATACTTCATTATTTCGGGGAAGAATTTGATGGAGAAAACGGTGATGGTGCCGATATGGATGATAATGTACGGAACCCAAAGAAAAAAGTAGAAGCAAAAGAGCAGGTACGCATACTTTTGGAAACGGTGAAGCAAACCAAGCAACTATACAAACCAAAAGAAATTATTTTTACCTTAACCGGTAAAGTTAATGCTGTTATAAAAGCACATAAAACCGATACGCAGCAATTTTTTGGTGCAGGAAAAGACCATGATGATAAATACTGGATGGCTTTAATACGACAGGTATTAGTTGATGGTATGCTGTCTAAGGATATTGAAACGTATGGCGTTGTAAAACTGACCCCCAAAGGAGAGGAATTCATTAAGAATCCACAATCTTTTTTGATGTCGGAAGATCACGAATACAATGAGACGGAAGATGAAGCTATCGTTACGGCTGCTAAATCATCCGGAACTGCCGACGAACAATTGATGGTATACCTGAAAGACCTTCGTAAAAAAGTAGCAAAAAAACTTGGTGTGCCCCCGTTTGTGGTATTCCAGGATCCTTCACTCGAAGACATGGCGCTTAAATATCCGGTTTCTATAGAAGAACTTGGAAATGTTCACGGTGTTGGGGAAGGAAAAGCAAAGAAATACGGAAAAGATTTTGTAGACCTGATCTCAAAATATGTAGAAGAAAACGATATTGTCCGTCCCGACGATTTAGTAGTCAAGTCAACAGGGGCGAATTCTGCACTTAAGTTGTATATTATCCAGAATATTGACCGCAAATTGCCGTTGAATGATATTGCTTCTGCAAAAGGATTGCAAATGGATGCTCTTTTAAAGGAAATGGAGCAAATCGTATACTCGGGAACAAAACTGAATATAAAATATTGGATAGATGATTTGCTGGATGAAGATCAGCAGGAGGAAATTCATGACTATTTTATGGAATCAGAGTCCGATAATATTAAGGATGCCCTTAAGGAGTTTGATGGCGAATATGATTTTGACGAATTACGGCTGATGCGTATTAAATTCATCAGTGAAGTAGCAAATTAA
- the lptB gene encoding LPS export ABC transporter ATP-binding protein — protein sequence MILRADNLVKTYKGRSVVKGISVEVNQGEIVGLLGPNGAGKTTSFYMIVGLVKPNSGHIYLDNIDITDYPMYKRAQHGIGYLAQEASVFRKLSIEDNILSVLQLTKLSKAEQIAKMESLIAEFSLEHIRTNRGDLLSGGERRRTEIARALATDPKFILLDEPFAGVDPVAVEDIQRIVAQLKNKNIGILITDHNVQETLAITDKTYLMFEGGILKAGIPEDLVQDEMVRKVYLGQNFELRKKKLDF from the coding sequence ATGATCTTAAGAGCTGATAATTTAGTTAAAACCTATAAAGGGCGCAGTGTTGTAAAGGGTATTTCTGTAGAAGTAAACCAAGGCGAGATTGTAGGACTTTTAGGTCCAAATGGCGCGGGAAAAACAACTTCCTTTTACATGATTGTAGGATTGGTAAAACCCAACAGTGGCCACATCTACCTGGACAATATAGATATTACCGATTATCCGATGTATAAAAGGGCCCAACATGGTATTGGCTACCTGGCACAGGAGGCATCGGTATTCCGGAAACTAAGTATCGAAGATAATATCTTAAGTGTATTGCAACTCACCAAATTATCCAAAGCGGAACAAATTGCCAAAATGGAATCCCTGATTGCTGAATTCAGCCTGGAACATATCCGCACCAATCGTGGGGATTTACTTTCGGGTGGGGAACGAAGACGTACCGAAATTGCAAGAGCACTGGCTACCGACCCAAAATTCATCCTTCTCGATGAACCTTTCGCAGGGGTTGACCCGGTGGCAGTGGAAGATATCCAAAGGATTGTTGCCCAATTGAAAAATAAAAACATTGGAATCCTGATTACCGATCACAACGTACAGGAAACCCTGGCAATTACAGATAAGACGTACCTGATGTTTGAAGGAGGGATCCTAAAAGCAGGAATACCGGAAGACCTCGTTCAGGATGAAATGGTTCGAAAAGTATACCTGGGACAGAATTTCGAATTGCGTAAGAAAAAACTCGATTTTTAA
- the tatC gene encoding twin-arginine translocase subunit TatC, with translation MAKKNINEMSFLDHLEDLRWLFIRSTIAILICGLVAYFFNDFIFDKIIFGPKDPNFITYRFFCDLAKMFNMDESMCITEMPFTVQSRTMGGQFNADMWTAITAGFIISFPYILFEFWKFISPALYENERKNARTFIIVASFLFFVGVLFGYFLIAPLSVNFLGTYSISKEVHNDFDLDSYIGLIKTSSLACGLVFELPILMYFMAKLGVVSAAFLRKYRKISYVIILIIAAIITPPDVVSQTIVTIPIVLLYEISIFIVKWVRRKEPKEEIITANE, from the coding sequence ATGGCGAAAAAAAACATAAATGAGATGTCTTTCCTGGATCATCTCGAGGACTTACGATGGTTATTTATCCGCAGCACAATTGCTATATTAATTTGTGGTCTTGTCGCGTATTTTTTTAATGATTTTATTTTCGACAAAATTATTTTTGGCCCTAAAGACCCTAATTTCATCACCTATCGTTTTTTCTGTGATCTGGCAAAAATGTTCAATATGGACGAAAGCATGTGCATTACAGAAATGCCTTTTACGGTACAGAGTAGAACCATGGGAGGCCAGTTTAATGCCGATATGTGGACCGCTATAACCGCCGGATTTATAATAAGTTTCCCTTACATCCTTTTTGAATTCTGGAAATTTATATCGCCTGCACTTTATGAAAACGAACGTAAAAATGCGAGAACATTCATCATTGTTGCTTCATTCCTTTTCTTTGTCGGTGTATTGTTCGGCTATTTCCTGATCGCTCCTTTATCCGTGAACTTCCTAGGAACGTACTCCATCAGTAAGGAAGTACACAATGATTTTGACCTCGATTCCTATATCGGACTAATCAAGACTTCTTCATTAGCATGTGGATTGGTTTTTGAACTTCCGATCCTGATGTATTTCATGGCGAAACTGGGTGTAGTATCTGCCGCTTTTCTGCGCAAATACCGTAAAATATCGTACGTTATCATCCTGATCATCGCGGCCATTATTACTCCTCCGGACGTAGTAAGCCAGACCATTGTAACCATTCCGATTGTATTGTTATATGAAATTAGTATTTTTATCGTGAAATGGGTAAGACGAAAAGAACCAAAAGAAGAAATAATAACAGCAAATGAGTAA
- a CDS encoding 6-pyruvoyl trahydropterin synthase family protein, with protein MRVTVSRKAHFNAAHRLYRKDWSFEKNDAVFGKCNNPNFHGHNYELTVSVTGEIDAETGYVIDIKELREIIEQEVEKPFDHKNLNLDVPEFEDLNPTAENIVVVIWNKIRKRLPLTLELEVIVYETPRNFVSYRGA; from the coding sequence ATGAGAGTAACCGTAAGCCGGAAGGCACATTTTAATGCTGCACACCGTTTGTATCGCAAAGACTGGTCATTTGAAAAAAATGATGCTGTTTTTGGTAAATGCAATAATCCGAACTTTCACGGGCATAACTATGAGTTAACCGTAAGTGTAACCGGGGAAATTGATGCTGAAACAGGTTATGTGATCGATATAAAAGAGTTGCGGGAAATTATAGAACAGGAGGTCGAAAAGCCTTTTGATCATAAAAACCTCAATCTTGACGTTCCTGAATTTGAAGATTTGAATCCAACTGCCGAAAATATAGTAGTGGTAATCTGGAACAAAATCAGGAAAAGGCTTCCATTGACATTAGAATTGGAAGTAATAGTATATGAAACCCCAAGAAATTTTGTCTCCTATCGGGGAGCATAA
- a CDS encoding DUF4294 domain-containing protein, with translation MCFNDAIVFRWECVREKLKKLSRKDGQVLVKLMNRQTGTTTFALIKDLKSGWKAFWFNQTAKLFNINLKTSYEPESNLEDYQIELILLRAFAERKLEQQAPFKKIDIMELSRVWESRRVASEAEKQ, from the coding sequence TTGTGCTTTAATGATGCTATTGTCTTTCGTTGGGAATGTGTTAGGGAAAAGCTAAAGAAGTTATCCCGTAAAGATGGCCAGGTTTTGGTGAAGCTGATGAACCGCCAGACGGGTACTACTACTTTTGCTTTGATCAAGGATTTGAAAAGCGGCTGGAAAGCTTTTTGGTTCAATCAAACGGCCAAGCTTTTTAATATTAACCTAAAAACTTCGTACGAACCTGAAAGTAATCTTGAGGATTACCAGATAGAGCTGATTTTGCTTCGTGCTTTCGCAGAGCGCAAACTGGAACAACAGGCTCCTTTTAAGAAAATTGATATTATGGAATTGAGCCGTGTTTGGGAATCCAGGCGTGTAGCGAGTGAGGCTGAAAAGCAATAA
- a CDS encoding carboxymuconolactone decarboxylase family protein produces the protein MSNLVKEFNDYRQEMNDKILGDNNKIIKRIFNLDTNAYTEGALDVKTKELLGLVASAVLRCDDCIKYHLETSYKIGLTKEQVMEALGIATLVGGTIVIPHLRRAYEFWDALENNTESV, from the coding sequence ATGAGTAATTTAGTTAAAGAATTCAACGACTATCGCCAGGAAATGAATGATAAAATTCTTGGAGACAATAATAAAATCATCAAGCGCATTTTCAATCTGGACACGAATGCCTACACAGAAGGGGCGCTGGATGTAAAAACAAAAGAACTTTTGGGTCTTGTCGCTTCTGCTGTACTGCGTTGCGATGACTGTATCAAATACCACCTGGAAACGAGTTATAAAATCGGGCTCACAAAAGAACAGGTAATGGAAGCATTAGGGATCGCTACACTTGTGGGTGGTACTATTGTAATTCCTCATTTAAGAAGAGCTTACGAATTTTGGGATGCTCTCGAAAACAATACAGAATCCGTATAA
- a CDS encoding glycoside hydrolase family 25 protein, translated as MKKIVPAKKSTARRRKPAPKKSKTILTLKRVGYGIIVFVVLGLIAVGYHYRDGLAYYLSYKTDKVLKAEKEEKRISDVRIYEVLSKHDTKVIGFDVSQYQGKIKWDSVKSINDNFNLGFVFIRATAGKNAADTRFEENWKAAGKTNMVRGAYHYYRPNENSIEQAENFIRTVRLRKGDLPPVLDIEQLPKNQSLDSLKKGLGKWLKRVEKAYGTKPIIYSGESYYSDFLEEEFSEYTFWIANYNFFVERIKDEWLFWQFTEKASVNGIKGNVDVNIFNGTENQLRNITIE; from the coding sequence ATGAAAAAAATAGTTCCAGCAAAGAAATCCACAGCCAGGCGGCGTAAACCGGCTCCCAAAAAAAGCAAAACCATCCTGACCCTGAAAAGAGTCGGGTATGGCATAATTGTGTTTGTAGTGTTGGGACTTATTGCAGTAGGCTATCATTACCGGGACGGACTGGCCTATTATTTAAGTTACAAAACCGATAAAGTACTCAAAGCTGAAAAAGAAGAAAAGCGCATTTCCGATGTGAGGATTTATGAAGTGTTGAGTAAGCATGATACGAAAGTTATAGGTTTTGATGTGTCTCAGTATCAGGGGAAAATAAAGTGGGATTCTGTAAAAAGCATCAATGATAATTTTAACCTTGGTTTTGTGTTCATCAGGGCTACTGCCGGGAAAAATGCAGCCGATACGCGTTTTGAAGAAAACTGGAAAGCTGCAGGAAAAACGAATATGGTTCGGGGTGCCTATCATTATTATCGGCCTAATGAAAACTCCATTGAACAGGCCGAAAATTTTATCCGTACCGTACGACTCCGTAAAGGAGATTTACCGCCAGTACTCGATATTGAGCAATTACCCAAAAACCAATCCCTGGACAGCCTGAAAAAAGGGCTGGGCAAATGGCTGAAAAGAGTAGAGAAGGCTTACGGCACAAAACCCATAATTTATTCCGGAGAAAGTTATTACAGCGATTTTCTGGAAGAAGAATTCAGTGAATATACCTTTTGGATCGCCAATTATAATTTTTTCGTAGAAAGGATCAAAGACGAATGGTTATTCTGGCAGTTTACAGAAAAAGCTTCCGTAAATGGTATCAAAGGGAATGTAGACGTGAATATCTTCAACGGTACCGAAAACCAGCTTCGAAATATTACTATCGAATAA